ATGGAGTATCCAAGCAGGATGACGTTGGTTTTGCCCTGAAGCTTCTGGAAGTAACTGGAATCCTCCCACATGGAAATGTTTTTGTTATATGTGTATATGAGCTGACCCTTGAATTCCTCTAGGAAACCATTCTCATCAAAATCCATGTAGTTAGACACAATATGGATGTGGGGTGGAAAACTTTGTCAGATAATTTCTTCCAGGACATCACTGATGCTTGGCGGAAAAGATGAAAAGGGGAATGTGGTTATGGTACAGTGTATTGAAGAATGTTTTGTATCTTTCCCTAAGGATCGCATTGAACTCTCTAATCATTTTGGCTCTCTGAAACTTCTAAATTTTCTGTTAACACTGGAGATCTTGTGCTTTGGTCCACCATTCCATCATCATATGAGGTTACTTCTCTTTGATGGTCCAGTTTGGGTCAATTTCAATTGGGtaataatggtgaaagattgCCATCAGTTCTCTCCAGCACTCCTCACTGATGATCCTACTGTTATCCAGAATATTGTAAGAAGATGGACATTGCTTTCCATTATATACAAACCTGCTCAAGGTCATATCAAAATTAGAAATCACCTGTAAGTAGTCTTCCCCATCCCTGCAGGGTGCAACCACAATCTCCTTCACCCGCCTTCATCAGGGAGCTCACCTGTCCCAAGACCCAAGAGAACTGATCTCTTCATGGGCTGGCCCAAAAGGGTGCCCAAGGCTTGTTGGGAGGGGACGAAGTGGGGGCTCTGCCAGGGCTGGGGCTACTGGCCCGGGGAAACACAGCAGGGCCAAGGATGCATCTTCTGGCCTTACCTTCTCCACCATCTGGGTGGTGGCCTCTGTTGGAAtcttgatagggattgcattgaatctgtggatCACTTTGTGTAATACTGATACATTcatgatagtcttccaatccatgaacaagaatgtcctgccatttatttaggtcttctctaaaaattttcagctatgatttgtagtttttaatgtacaaatatttaaaGGATTATGAGAACTATCCTCCACCAcaccttctattcttagttttctgagtgtttttatcatgaaagatgGTTAaagtttgtcaaatgccttttctgcatctactgatataatcatgtgggttttttcccctttgttctatttatgtgctgtattacattgactgtgttgaaccacccttgcatttcTGGGATAAACACCACTTAGTCATGGTATACAATCTTTTCAGGATGCTAGGATATAAAGAACTTTTTCATGTCTGCTTATAAGgggaattggtctgtaattttcttttcttgtgctgtctttgtcTTTACTGggctttggtatcaggataaTACTCATAGAATTAACTAAGAAGTCTTCCCTACTCTtgagttttttggaagagtttgagaagggtTAGTGAATCCTTCTCAGGTAATTAAACCTTTAAAGGTAAATTAAACctttggtaaaatttaccagtgcatccatctggttctggacttttttttattgggaggtttttgattactgtctgttgagattttctatttcttcttgagtcaactTAGgacatttgtgtgtttctaggaattttccattttatctagattatctaatttgttggtgtacaattgttcacagtattctcttataatcctttaaaTATTTGTAAGGTCAGTTGATATGCCAcaatttccatttctgattttagttatttgtatcttttctcatCAATCTTTGTTAAGTTTGTCAATTTAGacaaagggggaagtggacttggcccagtggttagggcgtctgtctaccacatgggaggtccgcggttcaaaccccgggcctccttgacccgtgtggagctggcccacatgcagtgctgatgcacgcaaggagtgccatgccatgcagggatgtcccagcataggggagcccaaagcgcaaggagtgcacccagtaaggagagccgcccagcgcgaaagaaaagttcagcctgcccaagaatggcaccgcacacatggaaagctgacacaacaagatgatgtaacaaaaagaaacacagattcccatgccgctgacaacagaagaggacaaagaagaacacgcagcaaatagacacagagaacagacaactggggggagggggaaggggagagggaaaaaaaatttagacaaaggtttgtcaattttattgatcttttaaaggAACCATTCTTTAGGTTTGTTTATTCTCTCATTGCTTTTctattgtttcatttatctccactctaatcttatttccttcattctgctcACTCTGGTTtactttactcttctttttctagttcctcaagatcagaagttaggttattgagagctttcttcttttaaaatacaggCATCCATAGCTATATATTTTCCTCTATACATTGCTGTCtttgtattccataagttttggtatgttgtcctttcattttcatttatttctaggtattttctaattttccttttgatttttgtcTCTTTAACCCACTGGTTGTTTGAAAGCGGAGCTTAATCtgcacatatttataaattttccagCTTTCCTACTGTtaatgatttctagcttcattccattgttgtgaagttactttgcatgatttcaataatttaaatttattgacacttGAAGAACTTTGCAAGCCAAGGATAAAGTGGAGAGAAGGGTTCAGATTAGAGATATAATATGAAAGTGGAAAGGAAGACAGAATCAGGATGAGTCCCAGGTTTCTGGCTTGAAAAAGGAGTagttgggaagtagatgtggctcaagcaattggatgcccatctatcatataggaggtccagggttcgatgcccagggcctcctggtaaaggcaagctggcccatgtggtgagctggcccatgcagaatgctggcctgtgcagagtgctgcccatgcaggagtgctgccccatgcggagagctggcccacgtggagagctggcgcagcaggatgacgcaacaaaaagagacgcagaggagaaAGAATAAGAGATGCGGCAGatctgggagctgaggtggcatgagAGAATgatttcctctctcccactctggaaggtcccaggatcgattcctggagccgcctaatgagaatacaagcagacacagaagaaaacacagcgaatggccagagagcagacaatggagggagtggggagaaataaataacaaaaataaatcttaaaaaaaaaaaaaagagtagttaATGGTGCTATTTATGGGGAAATGAGAAGGACAGAAAAAGGAACAGGTTTAGATAGGAAATCATGAATTTAACTTTGGTCATGTGATGGCTGAGATATTTATGAGATACCCAAGTCCAGATGTCAAAATTTGGCCTCTGAGATGTGAGCTTTAATTAGAGGCATGGACTGGTAAGAAAACTACAGGTGACTTCAGCATACAGACTGGTCAAGTCAAGGGTATGGCTATAGTAACCTCAGGAAAATAAGTTTAAAGAGTAGACTTTCATTGTCTCTTTTATACActtgtatattattttaaaaatttttgtaacaCTGTTACATGGGGAAAGGAGAATCTACTttgcaggaaagaaaaatcaactAATTGTTGgctaatagaaataaaaggaattagTAATTTCAGAAGACAGTAACCAGAATCATTTATGAAGCTTTAAAATGCTGATGCCCTGAACCCAGCCCAGAGTCTCCAAATGTGAGGCAAGGACATGTGATTTTTAATAATATCTAATATTGATTTTGATGCATACTCTTGGTAAAGAAACATTACCCTACCTCTCAGTTTCCTGACCTACTCACTCCAATTATCTTCACTTCAATTCTAGTTCAGTATCCTATAAATATTGATGCCTAGGCCCATAGGCAGATTTTGTGGCTGTGGGGTATAAGCAAGCTAGGAATCTTCATCCTAGCCTGCTTCTTCAATTCTCCTAAACTACACTTCTACCCACCTTCAACAAAGGCTCAATAACCACATACTAGAATTTGATCCTTATCAGATCTGCTACACTTCTGAAACCTTAAATTCTAACATCCTACTTCTAAACCCAACCTCCCATTCTTCTTGTTCCATTAGTCCTAGCTCATCGTCTACTTCATCAGATATCCAGAGTTTGGAGCCACCCCTTTCTCCCCATCAGCAGGCCCTCTGAACCTTACTGCCTTACTCAAAATAATGTCATATCCACTTTGCATTTTCTACTCCTACATTTGAGGAGCTGAAAACCATGCAACCTGGAATCCTGATACCACAATATATCCAATCTCAGCTCCATCTGAGATGAATCTGAGACAAATCATTCTGAAATACATTTACTAAAACAGCTCCATCTCAAGGATACTACTTTGCCCCCACTTACTTTACAAAGAtattgagaaaaagagaaattaggGGCAAACAGCAAGAAATCTAGTAACTctctgaaattatttatgaagccTTGCATAGTGTCCTGCTTACCTCTTCTGCTTCATTTCTTCCACTTCCCCACATTATATTCTCTAAATTTAACTAACTTTTTTCATATCCTTGTACGTAGCATGTTCTCCACCTGTTGTTACATACACTATTCTCTGTCTTGAAAATTATTGCCCGAAACCTCTCAATTCAGCTAAATCATTCTGTTCGGGTATCAGTTGTCATTTCTACTGGAAATCTTTCCTGACCTCAAAGTCAAGAGTAGATGTCCTTTTGTGAACCTCTAGTATCTTGTACTACTTGTTAATAGCTCTTACCACATAGTTATATCATTGCCTGTTTATTTGTCTGTATTACCTACTAGACTATACAACACACGAATACCAGAACTGAATCTGTCTTGGCTGGGTCCTCTCAAACTTGCCTTTCCTTTGGCTGTAAGATACCCAGAATCATTAGTTAACGCTTCTAAGAATCTCATGGCCTTCTGCAGGCCTCCAGTGGTTTTACAAGTTATCAAATTCTCAAAGTTGACTATCAACCTGCTGTTTTTGCCTCAGAATATGCAAGTCAGTGTATTTGTCCAGATTCTATAGAGCAGATGatataagatttaaaattttaaaaattatgagtgATTATCaggaagccttaagctggaactaTCAATTCTGATATATTTTGGTACCAGGATGGAGTTGTagggataaaataaaaactggtcatgctctcctcttcccccttccctcattCTATCCAAGAGTGTAGGGTCCTAGCAAAGCAGAGTGCCAGCACTGTTCCAGAAAACCTCAGTGGGGTAGAGAATGCAAGCTGTTCCTCaacatcccttcttcccttcttgcACTGTCATAAAATCTACCCATTTTTTCCTGGCATATGCTTTCCCAGAATAAAAACTACATATCCCAACCCCTCTTGCAACTATCTTTGGCCATGTGGTCAAGGTCTGGCCAATGATATGTAAGGGGCAGTGGTAGTACAAATTTAGGAAGTGTCGTAAAAGGGATGCCCTTCTTTTCCAGCTTGCTGCTGGATGTCTGGAACTTGGGAGCCATTTTCATCTTTGAAGTAGAAGATACATGTTGACATCACAGAAATAAGACAGAAGGAATCTGGCTAGACGGAAAGCCACACCAGACCTGGACTAACTATATCTAGATTTCGTTTATAtgggaaagaaataaacttttatttaacTACTATTATTTTGGGTGTTTCCATTATAAGCAGTTGAATCTAACCCTAACTAAGTTATTCCACTTATTTCCTGGctcaaaaagcaaaataaataaataaataaatagcattgTGACAAAGTCTCCTGTCATTTACCCACTGAACAAATATCCAAGAGGTCCACAATTTGGAGCATACACACTTAGGCAGAATTCACAAGGGAGAGAGACATCATTAGATATGTCGAGGCTAAAGACCAGGGAAGCATTTGTTGTGGGGAACAAAAGCAGTAATATGGGGGGAGGGGTAACAAATATCCCAACTACAGATGCCTAAAATTATGTTGTGAGAAATATTAAGTTGATAGACAGAAGCTGTTAGCTTAAAATAAGGATTTGCGATCCCAGGGAATTACTGAATTCTGACAGTGCCACTATCTGAAACCAGTTGATTTccccccttttcctcttcttaaagCTTCTAGTATAACTAAAATGATGCTACAAAATCCTGAACAAGTTCTTTTCTTAAAGACTGTTAGCTTAATTCTGTTTATCTCATATGGTCCAGTTTGATTCCAAACTTCCTGGGacctaaaatattaataatatactaTACACTCCAGGAACCTTAACAACAGCAAAAAGGAAACTTTATATCATAATGGTTATGAACATAAACACTCCAGTCAGGCATATCTGGGCTAGAGTCTACTATCTGCAAAATGTGGGACTTTGGGCAAATAATATAACCCTTCTAAGCCTCAATCCTCATCAGGGATAATAACGGATATATAGATTTAACCACAAAAAGTGCTTAGTCCAGTGCCTGGAACATCACAATCACTCAATAAATGGGAACAGTTATTACAAGACTTCCATTGTCCATAAGAGTATGTGCAACTCAAAAGGTCTCCAGAGGTAACCTACTTTATCTCACAAATATACTCAGGTATTACCAGCTCATATATAGCATGGAGGCATATTAATAACCATGTTCAGCTGGCTCTTGACTTTCTAGTTAATACAGAAACCCTGCCCCTGCCAATTTTCTGCCTCATCCACTTACTTCAACAAATTTTCCAATGGTATCTCTAAGAACAAGTCCTTACCTTCCAGGTAGTTTCCTTATCATTCTTTCCTCTAGCCCTTAGGTGATATTTGTAGGTAAGGGCTCTATTGCCTTATAATATGCTTTGATATTCCTCTCatctttttccttaaaatattttaatttttattttccactttATAAAAGTGATCCTGCTATATATAATCTTTTGGGACTTACTTTTATTCACTTAATACTGTAAGGCTAAGATCCATCCATATTGTATATCATTGTAGCTCATTTGTTTTGGCTGCTGTACCACATCATCCACTCTTCTGATGATAGGCAGGTGGGTAATTTCTAGTATTTGCTATGGTGAAAGTGCTATAATGTATATTCttgttcattttcctgttaatacATGTACAGGAGTTTCTCTTCGTATATACCTAGTACTGGTATTGCTGGATTGTAGAGCACATGAATGCTCAATGTTACTTCATGTATTATGTTTTCTATATCtcatctatttacttttttatgaCTTTCTGTTCCTGCTTCATTTTCTTCAACTCTTCGAGGTTATTTACTGTGCTTATTTAAAATTCTTGGTCTGCCCATTCCATTAATTCTgattcagaaaaatatttaagtatttaaagGTTTGGAATAATATACACAAAACTATTTATAGCAGTCATCCTTGAGATATTGGGATTATGAGAAAACGTTCAACTGTCCTGgacagtgttttattttattatataaaatgcaaaaaccaaccaacaaacaaaaaacttgatTGAGGAAAATAGAAAAGGGGCTTATCATAAACTGAAGAATTTTCTTAGGAAGGTAATGTTTGCTGAAGGATACATTTGCTCCAGTCATGATGAGCATCGGTCTTCTTGGCAATTCACAGCAAAGCTCCAGGGAAGGCATAACCCCCAGATCTCTCCTGCTGACCTCTTAGCCTTGGTCCTGGATTTGAAGTGGTTACAAGTCAAGGATATAAGGAATAGAGCCAAAAGAAGGCCACTCCATAAAAGCCAAGTTCAGAGACTGCTCCTCCTTTACTCTGCTGAATACATTAGGAGCAGGAAGGATCAAAATTCTTGAAGATACACCTTCTATTCactagtttggttttttttggctTGGGGCTCCAGTGTGGAGGTGAATACCCCACCACTCTTCCTCCACTCACAGATATCTGCATAGTTGCATGTGCGGCACTTCCAAGCCTCCTCCACATCAACCCCTTGAGGCTCTCGGTGGCCCATCCAGTAGGCCATATAACGCTGCACCTTACTTCTCACCTTCTTCTCTTCAAAGGCCACAATCTCTGTACCCAGCACAGTGGCAGTCTCTTGGTGGATATACTCAATTTTCAGGATATCAATGACTGGGAGGTCAGATAATGTTAGAGACAAGAAGACCAGCTCCATCAGGTCACCCAAAGACTTCACAGAGAAACCTCCCTGCTGGGCATGCCTCTGCACCAAGGGTCCCAGTGGTTTTTCTGGACACAGTTTTGCATGGTGGATTAGGCTAGCAGGAATCACTTTCCCTTGTACCATGGCATCAAAGATATATTTGTATAGGCTGACTTGAAAGCAGTCTTTTTTCTTCTGAGCTTCCAGAGGAAGCAAAGGGCGCTTGCGTGTCTTCAGTTCAGTCAGTTCCAGTTCCCCCTTGGCTGTATAGTGCAGCTCATCAATCACCCCAACAAGAAGTACACCCTCCACTTCCCCAAACACTGGAAACTCTCTGATGCGCCCCTCTGACTGCAAGGTGGGAATCATTGATAGTATGTTGAGAAACTTAGTTGCCCAGGCATCTTCTTTCGTGGTGATGGGGATAGTCACAAGATCATGAACTTCCAGTTCTCTAGCTAGGTGGATGCTAGCACCAGTTTCCAAAATAGCTGCCTTTTCTGGTGTCAGAAAGTCAGGAAACTCCTTTCCATATACCATTTGCTGTTCACACCAGTTCTGAGTTGATAGGTCAGTGACATACAAATAGTTAAGGTGGAATTGCTCCATGGGTGAGGACACATCCAAGTCTCTCTTCCACTTCTGTAAGCTTGTGGCCTTGCCATCCTTCCCTGGAAGTTCAGAAGAAGGGCCAGTCTTGCTAACTGAAGCACTTGACTCTTGGGCATCTACCAGTTCCAGGATCTCTGAGTCACTCATGTCTGAGAACCCAGAGGCATCTGCTGacactgtctcctcttccctaGTCTCTGCCATGGCACAGCTCTGGATTAGGCAAGGAAGGCCCTGCATAACATGTTAAAGAAATACATTATCCAAATAAAAACTTGCTCAAAAGTTCCAAGGAGgtaaaaataattatgattatttatattttcatggaAGCCTAATAATTGGCCATTACTAATGCAATTGAGTTGTAACCCAAGTACAAGTACACTTTATAATACTAGGGCTCCCTGTATCATTCATATATGCCCACTTGGCAgggttttttaaatggaaaaatagtttTATTCCTGGATATGCTACTAACATACAGTGTGACTTCAAGCAAATCACCCTCTTGGCCTTAATTTCTTctgatttaaaaggaaatttgatATTCACTTTTTGTTTGTCAAATGTCTCCTGACTAGGagcattatttcattattttaggtGAATACAGATATTTGTAAATGTTGGACAAAATTTAACAATTTACCGTGGGTCACATCTCTAATGCCTGTGATGCTGAGTCCTTGACCTAGAATATAAACCTCAAATACAGACTTCCTTCGGTAAAACCAACTTTACAAATACCATCTCTAAATGTAGTTCTCAAGTACACGGTATGGCAAAAGACCAATAGAGAGAAATACAAATAGAGCTACTTATATACAAAATAGTAatgtgaagaaaaaaatcttgGTAGGTTTTAGCTTCCTCCTATTGACTTTATAAATTCACCctcctattattattaatatatagaaatagGCGTTTCCCACTACCAGGAATTAGCTTACAGTAGAAAATACCTTTCAATAAGCACTATTAAAATATTACCGTTTTGCTACAAGTTAATATTTAGTGTGCAATTATTGTGTGTTATACACTGAGCCAAGTGCTTCACACTCAATATCTCACTATCCTACCATGGGACAGgtactcattttttaatgttttactaTGAAAATCTTCAAAGGtacaaagaagcaga
Above is a genomic segment from Dasypus novemcinctus isolate mDasNov1 chromosome 9, mDasNov1.1.hap2, whole genome shotgun sequence containing:
- the EXO5 gene encoding exonuclease V, which codes for MAETREEETVSADASGFSDMSDSEILELVDAQESSASVSKTGPSSELPGKDGKATSLQKWKRDLDVSSPMEQFHLNYLYVTDLSTQNWCEQQMVYGKEFPDFLTPEKAAILETGASIHLARELEVHDLVTIPITTKEDAWATKFLNILSMIPTLQSEGRIREFPVFGEVEGVLLVGVIDELHYTAKGELELTELKTRKRPLLPLEAQKKKDCFQVSLYKYIFDAMVQGKVIPASLIHHAKLCPEKPLGPLVQRHAQQGGFSVKSLGDLMELVFLSLTLSDLPVIDILKIEYIHQETATVLGTEIVAFEEKKVRSKVQRYMAYWMGHREPQGVDVEEAWKCRTCNYADICEWRKSGGVFTSTLEPQAKKNQTSE